The sequence CATCGCTTGATTCTTCTAGTTCCGATTCGGTCTCGTGGTCActctcttcagcagcattcacatTGATATCCGTATCTTCGTCAACCTCCGTCTCGTTTTCTTCATCCATAGCATTTTCTTCACTACTTGATAGCTCGGAGAGCCATCTTTCCCATACTTCaggatttttgctgctttccatcgtctttttttggaatcagacataatattatctgaaactaattaaattggcacacttttgaaaaaaaaaataagcaaaacttacCTGAACTTAATTCAAATCAAGCAATATTgccgcaagaaaaagtaacgtcgttagtcacgtggtctacatatgtagaccagcacTGTTCAGACCTTGATAAAACTTACAACTTCACGTCAAACCCGCACTGAATacactaattggataaagagattaattataaacagctagtaaaaagcttaggtaatttaagagacaaatttaaggagttgtacgactttgaaaagaagtggtctacgattgtagaccacgtgcctaatgaaGGGTTAAAGATCAAGAAAACGCGCCATCTTAAAGTTGATGCAGAAGATCTTAAGAGCAGCCGAAGTCAGTTTGCAAGAAATTTCACGAGATGGAAAAATAGTAACTATCAACGATACTCCACCAACAATAGAAAATCAGATATACTATTTATGTAAGTTGTATGCAATTCTTAAGAGCACTAGAGAATGCCATTTAATCCTCGTATTGCCGCCAAAAACTTAtcttaaatttctaaaaaactgTATACAGAAACCTTTTTTACTAccatatttttccttttatacTCTACAGGTCCCCGGTTTGGCATTCGTCATGTTCAAACTTTATTGCTCTTCCTCAACATAGTGGCTGTTTCTGTAAGTCGTCTGAACATCTCCGTCGCTGTGGTGGCGATGACAAATGCCGCCAGTACAAATCCCAATTTTCCGGTATGTATGATAGAATATTAGAGCTTTAGTTTTAATCACAACTCATTTCACCTCTAAACTATTTTACAGGAATTCGATTGGTCagaacaacaaaaatcatacaTCATTTCCAGCTTCTATTGGGGTTATGTGGTAACGCAGTTTCCAGGTGGCTATCTGAGTCGTCGCTTTGGAGTAAAAATTGTGATGTTCGTGGGCGTTCTTGGTTCGGCGCTGCTCAGCTTACTCACACCTTTTCTTGTGATTCGCGGAGGCTGGCTTGTATTCTGCGCTATACGCATCATGCAGGGTCTTTGCCAAGCCGCGCTCTTTCCCGCTATTCATGAGCATATAGCCAAGTGGTCACCGCCACAAGAACGCAATATGCTCGGTGCACTCACATATTCGGGCGTAGATTGCGGCACTGTATTGGCTATGCTTGTGAGTGGTTTGATAGCGGGTAGCTCAATTGGTTGGCCAGGCATTTCATATATCTCAGCaggtatttgttttgtttggtgTTTGCTGTGGCTGATATTGGCGGCAGATAATCCACCATCGTCTTGTTTCATAACAAAAATGGAATGCCAGTACATTGAGATGTCGCTGAAGCGTGAAGAAGATTTCCATGAGAAGAAAATACCTATACCGTGGTTTGCAATGTTCACATCGGTGCCATTCCTTGCATTGCTCATGGTACGTTGTGCCGAAACATGGGGGTTCAGCACGATTCAAACCCA is a genomic window of Anastrepha ludens isolate Willacy chromosome 6, idAnaLude1.1, whole genome shotgun sequence containing:
- the LOC128867060 gene encoding putative inorganic phosphate cotransporter; amino-acid sequence: MQKILRAAEVSLQEISRDGKIVTINDTPPTIENQIYYLCPRFGIRHVQTLLLFLNIVAVSVSRLNISVAVVAMTNAASTNPNFPEFDWSEQQKSYIISSFYWGYVVTQFPGGYLSRRFGVKIVMFVGVLGSALLSLLTPFLVIRGGWLVFCAIRIMQGLCQAALFPAIHEHIAKWSPPQERNMLGALTYSGVDCGTVLAMLVSGLIAGSSIGWPGISYISAGICFVWCLLWLILAADNPPSSCFITKMECQYIEMSLKREEDFHEKKIPIPWFAMFTSVPFLALLMVRCAETWGFSTIQTQIPSYMNGVFNMNIKSNALYSALPYIARWIMSYVYLFCGNMAVAKSWLTLTVVRKIANTMALWLPAFLMIGIGFLGEANEPLAIVLMTLNVGFNGGITMGCVLSTIDMSPNHAGVVMGIINTLANVVSLVTPLVVGVIVTDVHNRYKWQIVFIIAACIFFFGNLIFIIFGSAEAQPWDAPDYLLKDNIEEPTRITSRRTCKENVDTEGAEKSQEWAIESFMCVRGQK